The following proteins are co-located in the Camelina sativa cultivar DH55 chromosome 12, Cs, whole genome shotgun sequence genome:
- the LOC104730697 gene encoding uncharacterized protein LOC104730697: MEKNNMRDEVWSSWRDGDFQEDDVWDVLDHGYQSSFMISNHTSKPCFSTQTNLLPSEPRMIPERQRIEGMAPMRQHSAPLNVPDWSMVHPKKTKKKVDHDDDNVSPEEYFMGRRSSSSSVMEGVGRKLKGRDLSRVRNAILKQTGFLE, encoded by the coding sequence ATGGAGAAGAACAACATGAGAGACGAGGTATGGAGTTCTTGGAGAGATGGAGATTTTCAAGAAGATGATGTATGGGATGTTCTTGATCATGGATATCAATCATCGTTTATGATTAGTAACCATACCAGTAAACCTTGTTTCTCAACCCAAACTAATTTACTTCCAAGCGAACCAAGAATGATTCCGGAGAGGCAGAGGATAGAAGGAATGGCACCGATGAGACAACACTCGGCTCCTCTCAATGTCCCTGATTGGTCAATGGTTCAcccaaagaagacaaaaaagaaagttgatcatgatgatgataatgtgTCACCGGAGGAATATTTCATGGGGCGTAGATCATCGTCGTCTTCAGTTATGGAGGGAGTTGGACGGAAATTGAAAGGAAGAGATTTGAGCAGAGTTAGGAATGCAATATTGAAGCAAACTGGATTTCTTGAGTAG
- the LOC104730698 gene encoding probable beta-1,3-galactosyltransferase 4 isoform X1, translating into MSLKHHRGGGGLELSASKSFVSKKWTLFLCIGFFCAGILFSDRMWPEPEANIVSRDTVASDERMRLESEDCDSSKKGLKREAKDILGEVYKSPDALQTLDKTISNLETELAAARAAQESIVNGSPVSDDFKLPETVTKRKYLMVVGVNTAFSSRKRRDSVRATWMPPGEDRKKLEEEKGIVMRFVIGHSATPGGILDRAIQAEESKHGDFLRLDHVEGYLELSAKTKTYFTTAFALWDADFYVKVDDDVHVNIATLGAELSRYRMKPRVYIGCMKSGPVLAQKGVRYHEPEYWKFGEEGNKYFRHATGQLYAISRELASYISINQNVLHKYVNEDVSLGSWFLGLDVEHVDDRRLCCGTTDCEWKAQAGNICVASFDWSCSGICRSADRMKDVHRRCGEGPNALLAASF; encoded by the exons ATGTCGTTGAAGCATcatagaggaggaggaggattagaGCTCTCTGCTTCAAAGAGTTTTGTCTCAAAGAAATGGACTTTATTTCTCTGTATCGGTTTCTTCTGCGCGGGAATCCTCTTCTCCGACAG AATGTGGCCAGAGCCTGAAGCCAATATTGTATCAAGGGACACAGTAGCGTCAGATGAACGGATGCGGTTAGAGTCAGAGGACTGTGATTCATCAAAA AAGGGTTTGAAGCGTGAAGCGAAAGACATCCTTGGAGAAGTTTACAAGAGTCCAGATGCCCTTCA AACGCTTGATAAAACGATTTCAAATCTAGAAACAGAATTGGCAGCTGCAAGAGCCGCACAAGAATCCATCGTGAATGGTTCACCCGTTTCTGATGATTTCAAGCTCCCTGAAACTGTTACCAAAAGAAAGTATCTGATGGTTGTTGGTGTGAATACCGCGTTTAGTAGCAGGAAGCGCAGGGATTCAGTTCGTGCTACTTGGATGCCTCCCG GTGAGGATAGAAAGAAGCTCGAGGAAGAGAAAGGGATCGTGATGCGGTTTGTAATAGGCCATAG TGCCACTCCTGGTGGAATTCTTGATAGAGCGATTCAAGCTGAAGAAAGTAAACATGGGGACTTCTTGAGACTG GATCATGTTGAAGGTTATCTCGAGCTGTCAGCAAAGACTAAAACTTACTTTACCACTGCTTTTGCATTGTGGGATGCAGACTTCTATGTGAAAGTCGATGATGATGTGCATGTAAATATAG CCACGCTCGGAGCAGAATTATCAAGATACCGGATGAAGCCCCGAGTCTATATTGGTTGCATGAAATCTGGACCCGTTCTTGCTCAGAA AGGAGTGAGATATCATGAACCCGAGTACTGGAAATTTGGAGAAGAGGGTAACAAATACTTCCGCCATGCCACGGGTCAGCTCTATGCAATTTCAAGGGAGTTGGCGTCTTACATATCCATAAACCA AAACGTACTTCACAAGTACGTGAATGAGGATGTCTCTTTAGGATCATGGTTTCTTGGATTGGATGTGGAGCATGTAGATGACCGTAGGCTATGTTGTGGCACAACAG ATTGTGAGTGGAAGGCTCAGGCGGGCAACATCTGTGTTGCCTCGTTCGATTGGAGCTGCAGTGGGATTTGTAGATCAGCGGATCGGATGAAGGATGTTCATCGGAGGTGTGGAGAAGGCCCAAATGCTCTCTTGGCTGCATCTTTctga
- the LOC104730698 gene encoding probable beta-1,3-galactosyltransferase 4 isoform X2 gives MSLKHHRGGGGLELSASKSFVSKKWTLFLCIGFFCAGILFSDRMWPEPEANIVSRDTVASDERMRLESEDCDSSKGLKREAKDILGEVYKSPDALQTLDKTISNLETELAAARAAQESIVNGSPVSDDFKLPETVTKRKYLMVVGVNTAFSSRKRRDSVRATWMPPGEDRKKLEEEKGIVMRFVIGHSATPGGILDRAIQAEESKHGDFLRLDHVEGYLELSAKTKTYFTTAFALWDADFYVKVDDDVHVNIATLGAELSRYRMKPRVYIGCMKSGPVLAQKGVRYHEPEYWKFGEEGNKYFRHATGQLYAISRELASYISINQNVLHKYVNEDVSLGSWFLGLDVEHVDDRRLCCGTTDCEWKAQAGNICVASFDWSCSGICRSADRMKDVHRRCGEGPNALLAASF, from the exons ATGTCGTTGAAGCATcatagaggaggaggaggattagaGCTCTCTGCTTCAAAGAGTTTTGTCTCAAAGAAATGGACTTTATTTCTCTGTATCGGTTTCTTCTGCGCGGGAATCCTCTTCTCCGACAG AATGTGGCCAGAGCCTGAAGCCAATATTGTATCAAGGGACACAGTAGCGTCAGATGAACGGATGCGGTTAGAGTCAGAGGACTGTGATTCATCAAAA GGTTTGAAGCGTGAAGCGAAAGACATCCTTGGAGAAGTTTACAAGAGTCCAGATGCCCTTCA AACGCTTGATAAAACGATTTCAAATCTAGAAACAGAATTGGCAGCTGCAAGAGCCGCACAAGAATCCATCGTGAATGGTTCACCCGTTTCTGATGATTTCAAGCTCCCTGAAACTGTTACCAAAAGAAAGTATCTGATGGTTGTTGGTGTGAATACCGCGTTTAGTAGCAGGAAGCGCAGGGATTCAGTTCGTGCTACTTGGATGCCTCCCG GTGAGGATAGAAAGAAGCTCGAGGAAGAGAAAGGGATCGTGATGCGGTTTGTAATAGGCCATAG TGCCACTCCTGGTGGAATTCTTGATAGAGCGATTCAAGCTGAAGAAAGTAAACATGGGGACTTCTTGAGACTG GATCATGTTGAAGGTTATCTCGAGCTGTCAGCAAAGACTAAAACTTACTTTACCACTGCTTTTGCATTGTGGGATGCAGACTTCTATGTGAAAGTCGATGATGATGTGCATGTAAATATAG CCACGCTCGGAGCAGAATTATCAAGATACCGGATGAAGCCCCGAGTCTATATTGGTTGCATGAAATCTGGACCCGTTCTTGCTCAGAA AGGAGTGAGATATCATGAACCCGAGTACTGGAAATTTGGAGAAGAGGGTAACAAATACTTCCGCCATGCCACGGGTCAGCTCTATGCAATTTCAAGGGAGTTGGCGTCTTACATATCCATAAACCA AAACGTACTTCACAAGTACGTGAATGAGGATGTCTCTTTAGGATCATGGTTTCTTGGATTGGATGTGGAGCATGTAGATGACCGTAGGCTATGTTGTGGCACAACAG ATTGTGAGTGGAAGGCTCAGGCGGGCAACATCTGTGTTGCCTCGTTCGATTGGAGCTGCAGTGGGATTTGTAGATCAGCGGATCGGATGAAGGATGTTCATCGGAGGTGTGGAGAAGGCCCAAATGCTCTCTTGGCTGCATCTTTctga
- the LOC104730699 gene encoding dihydrolipoyllysine-residue succinyltransferase component of 2-oxoglutarate dehydrogenase complex 2, mitochondrial isoform X2, with protein sequence MMLRAVIRRAASKSSSPSLFGKSLQSSSRVAASSPSLLTGSETGTLLHRGTHAHSFHNLAFSGNSGFSRLASSGSSTMQRWVRPFSSESGDTVEAVVPHMGESITDGTLANFLKKPGERVEADEAIAQIETDKVTIDIGSPASGVIQEFLVKEGDTVEPGTKVAIISKSEAVSHSAPSQKVPETSEPKPSPPAEEKQKPKVESAPVADKPKAPSSPPPPKQSAKEPQLPPKERERRVPMTRLRKRVATRLKDSQNTFALLTTFNEVDMTNLMKLRSQYKDAFYEKHGVKLGLMSGFIKAAVSALQHQPVVNAVIDGDDIIYRDYVDISIAVGTSKGLVVPVIRGADQMNFAEIEKTINSLAKKANEGTISIDEMAGGSFTVSNGGVYGSLISTPIINPPQSAILGMHSIVSRPMVVGGSVVPRPMMYVALTYDHRLIDGREAVYFLRRVKDVVEDPQRLLLDI encoded by the exons ATGATGTTGCGTGCTGTTATAAGGAGAGCTGCCAGTAAAAGCTCTTCTCCTTCG TTATTCGGAAAATCACTGCAATCTTCTTCTCGTGTTGCGGCATCTTCTCCAAGCTTGCTAACTGGTTCAGAAACAGGG ACATTACTGCATCGTGGAACTCATGCTCATAGCTTTCATAACCTTGCTTTCTCAG GGAACTCAGGCTTCTCGAGGTTAGCAAGCTCAGGTTCCTCTACCATGCAAAGATGGGTCAGGCCTTTTTCATCTGAAAGTG GAGATACCGTGGAAGCTGTTGTGCCTCATATGGGGGAATCTATCACCGATGGCACCTTAGCAAACTTTCTGAAGA AACCTGGTGAGAGAGTCGAGGCTGATGAGGCTATTGCACAAATTGAAACTGATAAG GTGACAATAGATATTGGTAGCCCCGCAAGTGGTGTGATTCAAGAG TTTCTAGTCAAGGAAGGAGATACTGTAGAACCAGGAACCAAGGTCGCCATTATTTCAAAGTCTGAGGCTGTATCTCATTCTGCCCCCTCACAGAAGGTACCAGAGACATCTGAGCCTAAACCTTCTCCTCCTGCTGAAGAAAAGCAGAAGCCCAAAGTGGAAAGTGCTCCTGTAGCAGATAAACCCAAAGCACCGTCCTCGCCGCCACCACCTAAACAGTCTGCTAAAGAACCGCAGCTTCCTCCTAAGGAAAGAGAAAGACGG GTTCCAATGACAAGACTTCGGAAACGGGTTGCAACTAGATTGAAAGACTCTCAAAATACTTTCGCATTGCTGACAACTTTCAATGAAGTTGATAT GACAAATTTGATGAAGCTCCGATCCCAATACAAGGATGCCTTCTATGAAAAACATGGAGTAAAGTTGGGGCTTATGTCTGGCTTCATTAAA GCTGCTGTTAGCGCCCTCCAGCATCAACCAGTTGTAAATGCAGTTATCGACGGGGATGATATCATATACAGAGACTATGTTGATATCAGTATCGCTGTTGGTACCTCTAAG GGACTTGTAGTACCAGTCATAAGAGGTGCTGATCAAATGAACTTTGCCGAGATAGAGAAAACGATAAACTCGCTTGCCAAGAAGGCAAATGAAGGAACTATATCAATAGATGAGATGGCTGGAGGATCATTCACCGTTTCAAATGGTGGCGTCTATGGAAGTCTCATAAGCACTCCAATCATTAACCCTCCTCAG TCTGCTATACTTGGTATGCACTCGATTGTGTCACGTCCAATGGTAGTAGGAGGAAGCGTAGTGCCAAGACCAATGATGTACGTCGCGCTTACTTATGATCACAGGCTGATTGATGGGAGAGAGGCTGTATACTTCCTGCGCCGTGTCAAGGATGTTGTGGAGGATCCACAAAGGCTTCTTCTTGACATATGA
- the LOC104730699 gene encoding dihydrolipoyllysine-residue succinyltransferase component of 2-oxoglutarate dehydrogenase complex 2, mitochondrial isoform X1, whose protein sequence is MMLRAVIRRAASKSSSPSLFGKSLQSSSRVAASSPSLLTGSETGTLLHRGTHAHSFHNLAFSAGNSGFSRLASSGSSTMQRWVRPFSSESGDTVEAVVPHMGESITDGTLANFLKKPGERVEADEAIAQIETDKVTIDIGSPASGVIQEFLVKEGDTVEPGTKVAIISKSEAVSHSAPSQKVPETSEPKPSPPAEEKQKPKVESAPVADKPKAPSSPPPPKQSAKEPQLPPKERERRVPMTRLRKRVATRLKDSQNTFALLTTFNEVDMTNLMKLRSQYKDAFYEKHGVKLGLMSGFIKAAVSALQHQPVVNAVIDGDDIIYRDYVDISIAVGTSKGLVVPVIRGADQMNFAEIEKTINSLAKKANEGTISIDEMAGGSFTVSNGGVYGSLISTPIINPPQSAILGMHSIVSRPMVVGGSVVPRPMMYVALTYDHRLIDGREAVYFLRRVKDVVEDPQRLLLDI, encoded by the exons ATGATGTTGCGTGCTGTTATAAGGAGAGCTGCCAGTAAAAGCTCTTCTCCTTCG TTATTCGGAAAATCACTGCAATCTTCTTCTCGTGTTGCGGCATCTTCTCCAAGCTTGCTAACTGGTTCAGAAACAGGG ACATTACTGCATCGTGGAACTCATGCTCATAGCTTTCATAACCTTGCTTTCTCAG CAGGGAACTCAGGCTTCTCGAGGTTAGCAAGCTCAGGTTCCTCTACCATGCAAAGATGGGTCAGGCCTTTTTCATCTGAAAGTG GAGATACCGTGGAAGCTGTTGTGCCTCATATGGGGGAATCTATCACCGATGGCACCTTAGCAAACTTTCTGAAGA AACCTGGTGAGAGAGTCGAGGCTGATGAGGCTATTGCACAAATTGAAACTGATAAG GTGACAATAGATATTGGTAGCCCCGCAAGTGGTGTGATTCAAGAG TTTCTAGTCAAGGAAGGAGATACTGTAGAACCAGGAACCAAGGTCGCCATTATTTCAAAGTCTGAGGCTGTATCTCATTCTGCCCCCTCACAGAAGGTACCAGAGACATCTGAGCCTAAACCTTCTCCTCCTGCTGAAGAAAAGCAGAAGCCCAAAGTGGAAAGTGCTCCTGTAGCAGATAAACCCAAAGCACCGTCCTCGCCGCCACCACCTAAACAGTCTGCTAAAGAACCGCAGCTTCCTCCTAAGGAAAGAGAAAGACGG GTTCCAATGACAAGACTTCGGAAACGGGTTGCAACTAGATTGAAAGACTCTCAAAATACTTTCGCATTGCTGACAACTTTCAATGAAGTTGATAT GACAAATTTGATGAAGCTCCGATCCCAATACAAGGATGCCTTCTATGAAAAACATGGAGTAAAGTTGGGGCTTATGTCTGGCTTCATTAAA GCTGCTGTTAGCGCCCTCCAGCATCAACCAGTTGTAAATGCAGTTATCGACGGGGATGATATCATATACAGAGACTATGTTGATATCAGTATCGCTGTTGGTACCTCTAAG GGACTTGTAGTACCAGTCATAAGAGGTGCTGATCAAATGAACTTTGCCGAGATAGAGAAAACGATAAACTCGCTTGCCAAGAAGGCAAATGAAGGAACTATATCAATAGATGAGATGGCTGGAGGATCATTCACCGTTTCAAATGGTGGCGTCTATGGAAGTCTCATAAGCACTCCAATCATTAACCCTCCTCAG TCTGCTATACTTGGTATGCACTCGATTGTGTCACGTCCAATGGTAGTAGGAGGAAGCGTAGTGCCAAGACCAATGATGTACGTCGCGCTTACTTATGATCACAGGCTGATTGATGGGAGAGAGGCTGTATACTTCCTGCGCCGTGTCAAGGATGTTGTGGAGGATCCACAAAGGCTTCTTCTTGACATATGA
- the LOC104730701 gene encoding imidazole glycerol phosphate synthase hisHF, chloroplastic-like isoform X2, which yields MIAMEATAAPFSSVISSRKNLSSSPSSSIRVSSPNSLFLSRKNPGKFKYPRSLSVRASSSSDSVVTLLDYGAGNVRSIRNALRHLGFTIKDVQTPGDILNADRLIFPGVGAFAPAMDVLNKTGMAEALCTYIENDRPFLGICLGLQLLFESSEENGPVKGLGLIPGIVGRFDSSAGIRVPHIGWNALQVGKDSEILDDVGNRHVYFVHSYRAIPSNENKEWISSTCNYGESFISSIRRGNVHAVQFHPEKSGEVGLSVLNRFLNPNLPATQKPMEGKASKLAKRVIACLDVRSNDKGDLVVTKGDQYDVREQSNENEVRNLGKPVDLAGQYYKDGADEISFLNITGFRDFPLGDLPMIQVLRHTSKNVFVPLTVGGGIRDFTDASGRYYSSLEVAAEYFRSGADKISIGSDAVYAAEEFVKSGVKTGKSSLEQISRVYGNQAVVVSIDPRRVYVNHPDDVPYKVIRVTNPGPNGEEYAWYQCTVSGGREGRPIGAYELAKAVEELGAGEILLNCIDCDGQGKGFDIDLVKLISDSVGIPVIASSGAGTPGHFSEVFEKTNASAALAAGIFHRKEVPIQAVKEHLQEEDIEVRI from the exons ATGATAGCAATGGAGGCTACGGCGGCGCCATTCTCGTCAGTTATCTCTTCCAGAAAAAACCTTTCATCCTCTCCTTCTTCGTCGATTCGCGTTTCTTCTCCGAATTCTTTGTTCCTCTCCAGGAAAAATCCTGGCAAATTCAAATATCCGAGAAGCCTCTCCGTCCGTGCATCTTCTTCCTCCGACTCTG TTGTGACTTTGCTTGACTACGGAGCTGGGAATGTTCGGAGCATCCGCAATGCTCTTCGCCATCTCGGCTTCACCATCAAAGAc GTTCAAACGCCAGGTGACATTTTGAATGCTGATCGACTCATATTTCCTGGCGTTGGAGCTTTTGCACCCGCAATGGATGTACTTAACAAAACCGG GATGGCTGAAGCCTTGTGCACATACATTGAGAATGACCGTCCGTTTCTAGGCATATGTCTTGGGCTACAACTACTTTTCGAGTCTAGTGAGGAGAATGGACCAG TCAAAGGTCTTGGTTTGATACCGGGAATTGTTGGACGCTTTGATTCTTCTGCTGGTATAAGAGTACCCCACATTGGTTGGAATGCTTTGCAAGTGGGCAAGGATTCTGAAATTTTGGATGATGTTGGAAATCGTCATGTATACTTTGTTCATTCGTATCGTGCCATTCCG TCAAATGAAAACAAGGAATGGATTTCGTCTACGTGCAACTATGGTGAATCCTTTATATCTTCCATTAGAAGGGGAAATGTGCATGCAGTCCAATTCCACCCCGAGAAGAGCGGGG AGGTGGGGCTTTCTGTTTTAAATAGGTTCTTGAATCCAAATTTACCAGCGACACAG AAGCCAATGGAAGGGAAGGCTTCAAAGCTTGCAAAGAGG GTGATTGCTTGTCTTGATGTCAGGAGTAATGATAAAGGAGATCTTGTAGTAACTAAAGGGGACCAATATGACGTGAGAGAGCAATCTAATGAAAACGAG GTTCGAAACCTTGGCAAACCTGTTGATTTAGCAGGGCAGTATTACAAAGATGGTGCAGATGAG ATAAGCTTTTTAAACATAACTGGATTCCGCGATTTTCCACTAGGGGATTTGCCAATGATACAG GTGTTGAGGCACACATCAAAGAATGTCTTTGTACCACTAACTGTTGGAGGTGGTATTAGAGATTTTACAGATGCTAGCGGCAG GTACTATTCAAGCTTGGAAGTTGCTGCTGAGTATTTCAGATCCGGTGCTGATAAGATCTCCATAGGAAGTGACGCTGTTTACGCTGCAGAGGAGTTTGTGAAATCAGGA gTGAAAACAGGGAAGAGCAGTTTAGAACAGATATCCAGAGTTTATGGAAATCAG gCAGTGGTTGTAAGTATAGATCCTCGTAGAGTATATGTGAACCATCCTGATGATGTGCCATACAAAGTCATCAGAGTGACTAATCCAG GCCCTAATGGGGAAGAATATGCCTGGTATCAGTGCACG GTCAGTGGAGGACGAGAAGGTCGGCCTATTGGAGCGTATGAGCTTGCTAAAGCGGTTGAGGAATTAGGTGCTGGTGAAATTCTATTGAACTGCATAGACTGTGATG GTCAAGGAAAAGGATTTGACATAGACTTAGTAAAGCTCATCTCAGATTCAGTAGGCATACCGGTGATCGCAAGCAGTGGAGCAGGCACTCCCGGGCACTTTTCCGAGGTGTTTGAGAAGACAAACGCATCTGCTGCGCTTGCTGCCGGCATTTTCCACCGGAAAGAG GTACCAATCCAAGCTGTGAAAGAGCACTTACAAGAGGAGGACATAGAAGTCAGGATCTGA
- the LOC104733273 gene encoding mitogen-activated protein kinase kinase kinase 2-like, with amino-acid sequence MEMNWTRGPIIGRGSTATVSIAISNSGEIFAVKSSELSSSTFLQKEQSILSTLSSPHIVKYIGSGLTREKDGLVYNILMEYVSGGSLHDLIKNSGGKLPEPAIRSYTRQILNGLMYLHERGIVHCDLKSQNVLVEENGVLKIADMGCAKTVGGESEFSGTPAFMAPEVARGEEQRFPADVWGLGCTVMEMMTGSSPWPELNDVVAAMYKIGFSGESPEIPVCVSEKAKDFLVSCFEKDPKQRWTVQELLKHPFLDNESSECLNKKTSSPSTVLDQHFWDSCEEVSKSHLISMDHEDPFAGYSESWDSPADRIKKLAGDDNSSLLDWDREDDGGWCQVRGDEHEETEEGDGDQDVICVEATSSSTEEVGDWNSNQDSLFLEYSSDDIINNNFYSNVAIPGNLIAFYYFCLEDKNVPLKNVFRTTTNENRKTFAFQIASSFLKSHINQV; translated from the coding sequence ATGGAGATGAATTGGACAAGAGGACCAATCATAGGTCGAGGCTCCACGGCCACCGTCTCTATAGCAATCTCAAACTCCGGTGAGATCTTTGCTGTCAAATCATCAGAGTTGTCTTCCTCAACGTTCTTGCAGAAAGAGCAATCGATCTTGTCTACATTGAGCTCTCCTCACATAGTCAAGTACATAGGCTCTGGTTTGACGCGTGAGAAAGATGGATTGGTATACAATATCCTGATGGAATACGTTTCTGGCGGGAGTCTACACGATCTAATCAAAAATTCCGGCGGGAAGTTGCCGGAGCCGGCGATAAGATCATACACACGACAAATTCTCAACGGTCTGATGTATCTTCACGAGAGAGGGATCGTTCACTGCGACTTGAAGAGCCAAAACGTGTTGGTCGAGGAGAACGGCGTTTTGAAAATCGCTGATATGGGCTGTGCTAAAACGGTTGGTGGCGAGTCGGAGTTTTCCGGTACACCGGCGTTTATGGCGCCTGAAGTTGCTCGTGGTGAAGAACAGAGGTTTCCAGCTGACGTGTGGGGTTTGGGATGTACGGTGATGGAGATGATGACTGGATCAAGCCCATGGCCGGAGCTAAACGACGTCGTTGCTGCAATGTATAAGATTGGATTCTCTGGTGAGTCGCCGGAGATTCCAGTGTGTGTATCGGAGAAAGCTAAAGACTTTTTGGTGAGTTGTTTCGAGAAAGATCCAAAACAGAGATGGACAGTGCAAGAATTGCTTAAACATCCTTTTCTTGACAACGAATCTAGTGAGTGTCTGAACAAGAAGACTTCATCTCCGAGCACTGTGTTGGATCAGCATTTTTGGGATTCATGTGAAGAAGTGTCGAAAAGTCATTTAATTTCGATGGATCATGAAGACCCTTTTGCTGGTTACTCGGAGTCATGGGATTCACCGGCTGATCGGATCAAGAAACTCGCCGGAGATGATAATTCAAGTTTACTGGATTGGGATAGGGAAGACGACGGAGGGTGGTGTCAAGTGAGAGGGGACGAACATGAAGAAACCGAGGAAGGCGACGGGGACCAGGACGTGATTTGCGTTGAAGCAACGTCGTCGTCGACTGAAGAAGTTGGGGATTGGAATTCGAATCAAGACAGCTTGTTCTTGGAATATTCCTCTGACGAcatcattaataataatttctaCTCTAATGTTGCTATTCCAGGAAATTTAAttgctttttattatttttgtcttgaaGATAAAAATGTACCTTTAAAGAATGTGTTTCGTACTACTACTAATGAGAATAGAAAAACATTTGCTTTTCAAATTGCTAGCTCGTTTTTAAAAAGTCATATTAACCAAGTCTGA
- the LOC104730702 gene encoding stigma-specific STIG1-like protein 1: protein MALLKLLVTIAITTVITIAVITTRTTTTTTVEHTSFDVLGTPTIRPSRFLAQKEVGDQRNPNAADHCNKDPEICNLYGGGGNNSTVKCCNNKCIDVSNDDKNCGACKNKCKFSQTCCRGQCVYLAYDKRHCGQCNNPCEVGEFCVYGLCNYA, encoded by the coding sequence ATGGCTCTCTTGAAGCTACTCGTGACCATCGCAATAACAACCGTAATCACAATCGCAGTCATCACAACAAGAActacaaccaccaccaccgtggAGCACACGAGCTTCGATGTACTGGGTACGCCTACTATAAGGCCAAGTCGGTTCTTGGCTCAGAAGGAAGTAGGCGATCAGCGAAACCCTAACGCTGCGGACCATTGCAACAAGGACCCTGAAATATGTAATCTCTACGGAGGCGGAGGAAACAACTCGACGGTGAAATGCTGCAACAACAAATGCATAGACGTGAGCAACGACGACAAGAACTGCGGCGCGTGTAAGAACAAATGCAAGTTCTCACAAACATGTTGTCGCGGGCAATGCGTTTACTTGGCTTACGACAAACGTCATTGTGGACAGTGTAACAATCCGTGTGAAGTCGGCGAGTTCTGCGTCTATGGTCTATGTAACTACGCGTGA
- the LOC109127908 gene encoding stigma-specific STIG1-like protein 1, with the protein MALLKLLVTIAITTAITIAVITTRTTTTTSVEHKNFNAPGTPTIRPSRFLAQKEVGERNPNAADHCNKDPEICNLYGGGGSNSTVTCCNNKCIDVSNDDKNCGACKNKCKFSQTCCRGQCVYLAYDKRHCGQCNN; encoded by the coding sequence ATGGCCCTCTTGAAGCTACTCGTGACCATCGCAATAACAACCGCAATCACAATCGCAGTCATCACAACCAGAACCACAACCACCACCTCCGTGGAGCACAAGAACTTCAATGCACCGGGTACGCCGACTATAAGGCCGAGTCGGTTCTTGGCTCAGAAGGAAGTAGGCGAGCGAAACCCTAACGCTGCGGACCATTGCAACAAGGACCCTGAAATATGTAATCTCTACGGAGGCGGAGGAAGCAACTCGACGGTGACATGCTGCAACAACAAGTGCATAGACGTGAGCAACGACGACAAGAACTGCGGCGCGTGTAAGAACAAATGCAAGTTCTCACAAACATGTTGTCGCGGGCAATGCGTTTACTTGGCTTACGACAAACGTCATTGTGGACAGTGTAACAAT
- the LOC104733274 gene encoding stigma-specific STIG1-like protein 1, translated as IRPSRFLAQKEVGERNPNAADHCNKDPEICNLYGGGGNNSTVTCCNNKCIDVSNDDKNCGACKNKCKFSQTCCRGQCVYLAYDKRHCGQCSNPCVLGELCVYGLCNYA; from the coding sequence ATAAGGCCAAGTCGGTTCTTGGCTCAGAAGGAAGTAGGCGAGCGAAACCCTAACGCTGCGGACCATTGCAACAAGGACCCTGAAATATGTAATCTCTACGGAGGCGGAGGAAACAACTCGACGGTGACATGCTGCAACAACAAATGCATAGACGTGAGCAACGACGACAAGAACTGCGGCGCGTGTAAAAACAAATGCAAGTTCTCACAAACATGTTGTCGCGGGCAATGCGTTTACTTGGCTTACGACAAACGTCATTGTGGACAGTGTAGCAATCCGTGTGTGCTCGGCGAGTTGTGCGTCTATGGTCTATGTAACTACGCGTGA